The following are from one region of the Methanobacterium veterum genome:
- a CDS encoding glycosyltransferase family 4 protein — protein MIQLKNGKTNKKSKILMVISYPDTRLRKEIDTLLKCGYEVKVIIWERGWPFTCDKKVDVKGLGLNAPIGRINSLLYFPIWFLYLVFWLFKSEWDVVHAVNFDTYLFSLIAAKIKNKPIIYDVYDFYGDMMPSILRNIIVNVDKRLLPFSDVLILADEARVEQIGGNIHKNIFTINNSPEEYNFDKNYHDNNINTFKVFIGGKILKERCLDVVISAIGKIEGAKLSIRGHCDETDYKQQIIQLSQKFDNIDMYLDGVPYEEIVKGTLGADLTIALYDPDIPNNRYASPNKLFEAMASKIPIIVNENTSMADIVLKEKCGIVIPYGNEEALIWAVSRLKNDLSLQKRLGDNGRKAYENKYNWTIMENRLNSIYRQVLEGGF, from the coding sequence ATGATTCAACTTAAAAACGGAAAAACAAATAAAAAATCCAAAATTTTGATGGTCATATCTTATCCGGATACTCGCCTGAGAAAGGAAATAGATACACTGCTAAAATGTGGGTATGAAGTTAAAGTTATCATTTGGGAGAGGGGCTGGCCATTCACCTGCGATAAAAAAGTTGATGTAAAAGGTTTGGGACTTAATGCTCCAATAGGCCGTATTAATTCATTATTATACTTCCCAATATGGTTTTTATACCTTGTTTTCTGGCTATTTAAATCGGAATGGGATGTAGTCCATGCTGTAAATTTTGATACATATTTATTTTCATTGATTGCAGCTAAAATTAAAAATAAACCTATAATTTATGATGTATATGATTTTTATGGGGATATGATGCCGTCCATACTTCGAAATATTATTGTAAATGTGGATAAGCGTTTATTGCCATTTTCAGATGTTCTAATTTTGGCCGATGAAGCAAGGGTTGAACAAATAGGTGGAAATATACACAAAAACATTTTTACTATAAATAACAGCCCTGAAGAATATAATTTTGATAAAAATTATCATGATAATAATATAAACACATTTAAAGTCTTTATTGGGGGCAAAATACTAAAAGAAAGATGTTTGGACGTTGTAATTTCTGCTATTGGTAAAATAGAAGGTGCAAAACTAAGTATCAGGGGACACTGTGATGAAACAGATTATAAGCAGCAAATAATACAGCTCAGCCAAAAATTCGACAATATAGACATGTATTTAGATGGAGTTCCCTATGAAGAAATAGTTAAAGGGACACTGGGCGCTGACCTTACCATTGCACTTTATGATCCAGATATTCCTAATAATAGATACGCCAGCCCAAATAAGCTTTTTGAAGCCATGGCGTCTAAAATTCCAATTATTGTGAATGAAAATACGTCAATGGCAGATATTGTACTGAAAGAGAAATGTGGGATAGTAATACCCTATGGAAATGAAGAAGCTTTAATTTGGGCAGTATCTCGTTTAAAAAATGATCTTAGCTTGCAGAAAAGGTTGGGTGATAACGGCAGAAAAGCCTATGAGAACAAGTATAACTGGACAATTATGGAAAATCGGTTGAACAGTATTTACCGCCAGGTTCTTGAGGGGGGATTTTAG
- a CDS encoding DUF2206 domain-containing protein — protein MYLKNPFRMKDWRIREFLSLIIAVQVVFSVFLLLDFAGLNVPIVKNIVGFIFILFVPGMLLLRLLDLDGIKHNGPVLLYTVGLSLASLMLVGFLMNTIYPLFGISKPLSFVSIFATINVLIVILCFICYKIDKGRRYKLILRNLKDMVIKKSPPNHVNVKNLMTSKVLFPLLIPFLSVLGAYMMNVYQFNILTMLMIFLIGLMALLVGIGKINSKYYSLWIFVISFSLLLHKSLITNYIWGWDVNIEYFLANQVVVNSFWDQNLPMNYNSMLSVMMMVPIFSTFINTGLIWIMKIVYPFIFSLTPLGLYYVFHKQTSPRIAFFAAFFFMIQFTFYTEMVSLIRQQVAELMLVLVLMIMVNEQMDVIKRSVLAIIFGMSIVVAHYGLAYIMMFILSVSMIFLYLIDKNPVNIFKKYLARGKLVDNEKGEINTKIKRYRSIIGNSRIIITPPFVALFILFILIWDIYTSNSTIFQSFVNIGCSIIGNLYSFMDPNATQGLSLVMQQQVTPLRNLQKNFYLISQLFIAVGILALLFGKDGMKFKKEFKALSLAAFIVLMAGVFLPFFSSQMNTSRLYHMSLIILAPFCIIGIIKVFHLFRPVLRFKPFSKISRNNLFTVISIFLVVFLFFDTGFTYQILDRADVTSIALSTTCDFPKFDQREVTSGEWLQKYSYNGTDIYADKNRASVLNSMVSCMEIPAYFDLVNSTSYIFLGTVNIARNKVLISQMAGANIVINEGYRPPDEILSERFRIYDDGGSYIYGSAVRG, from the coding sequence ATGTATTTAAAAAATCCTTTTCGTATGAAAGATTGGAGGATTAGAGAATTTCTTTCACTGATTATTGCGGTCCAAGTTGTATTCTCCGTATTCCTTCTTTTGGATTTCGCTGGTTTAAATGTTCCTATTGTTAAAAATATAGTTGGATTTATATTTATTTTGTTTGTTCCAGGCATGCTTTTACTTCGCTTGCTGGATTTAGACGGAATAAAACATAATGGGCCTGTCCTTTTGTATACGGTTGGATTAAGTCTAGCTAGCCTCATGTTAGTGGGATTTTTGATGAATACAATTTACCCCCTTTTTGGAATTAGTAAACCACTATCCTTTGTATCAATTTTCGCCACTATTAATGTTTTAATTGTTATTCTGTGCTTTATTTGTTATAAAATAGATAAAGGCAGGAGGTACAAATTAATTTTACGAAATTTAAAGGATATGGTGATTAAAAAATCACCGCCAAATCATGTAAATGTTAAAAATTTGATGACATCAAAGGTCCTATTTCCCCTTTTAATACCATTTTTAAGTGTTTTAGGAGCTTACATGATGAATGTATATCAGTTTAATATTTTAACAATGCTGATGATTTTTTTAATAGGTTTAATGGCATTGCTTGTTGGTATAGGGAAGATTAATTCTAAATATTATTCATTATGGATATTTGTAATTTCATTTTCCCTTTTACTGCACAAATCTCTGATTACCAACTATATTTGGGGCTGGGATGTAAACATTGAGTACTTTTTAGCAAATCAGGTCGTTGTAAATTCTTTCTGGGATCAAAATCTCCCTATGAACTATAATTCCATGCTAAGTGTAATGATGATGGTGCCTATTTTTTCCACATTCATTAACACAGGATTAATCTGGATAATGAAAATTGTTTATCCATTTATTTTCTCATTAACTCCTTTAGGTTTATATTACGTGTTTCATAAACAGACCAGCCCTCGTATAGCATTTTTTGCAGCATTTTTCTTTATGATACAGTTTACTTTTTACACAGAAATGGTATCATTAATCAGGCAGCAAGTGGCTGAACTTATGTTAGTTCTGGTATTGATGATAATGGTCAATGAGCAGATGGATGTAATAAAAAGGTCAGTTCTAGCCATAATTTTTGGGATGTCTATTGTTGTAGCACATTATGGGTTAGCCTACATTATGATGTTTATTTTATCAGTAAGCATGATTTTCCTGTATCTTATCGATAAGAACCCAGTTAATATATTTAAAAAATATTTAGCCAGGGGTAAGTTAGTTGACAATGAAAAGGGTGAAATCAACACAAAAATAAAACGGTACAGATCTATTATTGGGAACAGCAGGATAATCATCACCCCTCCATTTGTAGCCCTATTTATATTATTTATTTTGATATGGGATATTTACACATCTAACTCCACAATTTTCCAGAGTTTCGTTAACATAGGCTGTAGCATAATAGGTAATCTCTACAGTTTTATGGATCCGAATGCTACTCAGGGTTTAAGTTTGGTGATGCAGCAGCAGGTTACTCCTCTGCGTAATTTGCAGAAGAATTTCTATCTGATCAGCCAGTTATTCATAGCTGTAGGTATTCTTGCATTGTTATTTGGAAAAGACGGGATGAAATTTAAAAAAGAATTTAAAGCCCTCAGTTTAGCTGCATTTATAGTACTAATGGCCGGAGTCTTTTTACCTTTCTTTTCAAGCCAGATGAACACTTCTCGGCTTTATCACATGTCATTAATTATTTTAGCGCCATTTTGTATAATTGGAATTATAAAGGTATTCCATTTATTTAGGCCAGTATTAAGGTTTAAACCATTTTCAAAAATCAGTCGTAATAATTTATTTACGGTGATCTCTATTTTTCTGGTGGTTTTCCTGTTTTTTGACACTGGTTTTACATATCAAATTTTAGATAGGGCTGATGTTACTTCTATTGCTCTTAGTACCACCTGTGATTTCCCTAAATTTGATCAAAGAGAGGTAACAAGTGGCGAATGGCTACAAAAATATTCTTATAATGGTACTGATATTTACGCTGATAAAAATAGGGCCAGTGTTTTAAACAGTATGGTTTCATGTATGGAAATCCCTGCATATTTTGATCTGGTCAACAGTACGTCCTACATATTTTTGGGGACCGTGAATATAGCCAGAAATAAGGTCTTGATATCGCAAATGGCAGGGGCTAACATAGTAATCAATGAAGGCTATCGGCCGCCTGATGAAATACTCAGTGAACGGTTCAGGATATACGATGATGGAGGTTCATATATCTACGGATCAGCGGTTCGTGGATAA